Proteins from a single region of Erythrobacter sp.:
- the rpsU gene encoding 30S ribosomal protein S21, giving the protein MQIMVRDNNVDQALRALKKKLQREGVYREMKLRRHYEKPSEKRAREKAAAVRRARKLERKRMERDGSK; this is encoded by the coding sequence ATGCAAATCATGGTTCGCGATAACAATGTCGATCAGGCCCTGCGCGCGCTCAAGAAGAAGCTGCAGCGCGAAGGCGTTTATCGCGAGATGAAGCTGCGTCGCCACTACGAAAAGCCCTCCGAGAAGCGCGCCCGCGAAAAGGCTGCCGCCGTGCGCCGCGCCCGCAAGCTCGAGCGCAAGCGGATGGAGCGCGACGGGAGCAAGTAA
- a CDS encoding RluA family pseudouridine synthase → MTETPSPTDNVRQFTVSEDDNDIRLDRWFKRNLPQVGFATVSRWARTGQIRVDGKRVKPEDRLSAGQVLRVPPGGEDAARKPSAPRVRALSPEQIAEAHDMVIRETPTAIVLNKPPGLATQGGSKTTKHVDGLLDAFVTDERTPRPRLVHRLDKDTSGVLLIARTPGSAASFSKRFASRSARKVYWALVVGNPQLSEGVIDAPLAKQPGTGGEKMHIDEENGAAAKTRYRVVDRAGQRAAWVELEPLTGRTHQLRVHMAAIGHPIVGDGKYGGQDAFLTGAVSRKMHLHARRLIITEPKAGEGSGGKLDVTAELPPHFAASMEVLGFDPAMSDASPLREETPEKTAEEKKQAARRHFKQARKEERAPRRARGAAKAAAKPKSKPKPKGKAPGKPAKPKGKAR, encoded by the coding sequence ATGACCGAGACCCCATCACCGACCGACAACGTCCGCCAGTTCACTGTCAGCGAGGACGACAACGACATCCGGCTCGACCGCTGGTTCAAGCGCAATCTGCCGCAGGTCGGCTTTGCCACGGTCTCGCGCTGGGCGCGCACCGGGCAGATCCGGGTCGACGGCAAGCGGGTGAAGCCGGAAGATCGCCTGTCCGCAGGGCAGGTGCTGCGCGTTCCCCCGGGCGGCGAGGACGCGGCGCGCAAGCCTTCCGCCCCCCGCGTGCGCGCGCTCAGCCCCGAACAGATTGCCGAAGCGCATGACATGGTGATCCGCGAGACGCCCACCGCCATCGTGCTCAACAAGCCGCCGGGCCTTGCCACGCAGGGCGGCAGCAAGACCACCAAGCACGTGGATGGCCTGCTCGACGCCTTCGTGACCGACGAGCGCACCCCGCGCCCGCGCCTCGTCCACCGGCTCGACAAGGACACCAGCGGCGTGCTCCTGATCGCCCGCACGCCGGGCTCGGCAGCCAGCTTCTCCAAGCGTTTCGCCAGCCGCTCGGCGCGCAAGGTCTACTGGGCGCTGGTGGTCGGCAATCCGCAGCTCTCCGAGGGCGTGATCGACGCACCGCTGGCCAAGCAGCCCGGCACCGGCGGCGAGAAGATGCATATCGACGAGGAGAACGGCGCGGCAGCCAAGACGCGCTACCGCGTGGTCGATCGCGCCGGCCAGCGCGCCGCATGGGTCGAACTGGAGCCGCTTACCGGCCGCACCCACCAGTTGCGCGTCCACATGGCGGCAATCGGCCACCCGATCGTGGGCGACGGCAAATATGGCGGGCAGGATGCTTTCCTCACCGGCGCGGTGAGCCGCAAGATGCACCTCCACGCCCGCCGCCTGATCATCACCGAGCCCAAGGCCGGAGAGGGTTCGGGCGGCAAGCTCGATGTCACCGCCGAGCTTCCGCCGCATTTCGCCGCAAGCATGGAAGTGCTGGGCTTCGATCCGGCCATGTCCGACGCTTCGCCCTTGCGCGAAGAGACGCCGGAAAAGACCGCCGAAGAGAAAAAGCAGGCCGCCCGTCGCCACTTCAAGCAGGCGCGCAAGGAAGAGCGTGCCCCCCGCCGCGCGCGGGGGGCCGCCAAGGCGGCTGCGAAGCCGAAATCCAAGCCCAAGCCCAAGGGCAAGGCTCCGGGCAAGCCCGCCAAGCCCAAGGGCAAAGCGCGCTGA
- a CDS encoding ABC transporter ATP-binding protein, which produces MTDHPDDNTPPIVVEGLANRFGNFSVHEGLDLTVRRGEILGVVGGSGSGKSVLMRSIIGLQRPAEGRIEVLGHTITDIDPDSDFGVRSRWGVLFQGGALFSTLTVGENVEVAIKQFYPHLDPKLRREIARYKVILTGLPEDAVGKYPSELSGGMKKRAGLARALALDPELLFLDEPTAGLDPIGAAKFDRLTRDLKETLGLTVFLITHDLDTLYEICDRVAVIAEKKIIAVGTIPELIATGHPWIEEYFNGPRGRAAHASHMRGS; this is translated from the coding sequence ATGACCGATCACCCTGACGACAACACGCCGCCGATCGTGGTCGAGGGGCTGGCCAACCGCTTCGGCAATTTCTCGGTGCACGAGGGGCTCGATCTCACTGTGCGGCGGGGCGAGATCCTTGGCGTGGTGGGCGGATCGGGCAGCGGCAAATCGGTGCTGATGCGCTCGATCATCGGCTTGCAGCGCCCGGCCGAAGGACGCATCGAAGTGCTCGGCCACACCATCACCGACATCGATCCCGACAGCGATTTCGGCGTGCGCAGCCGCTGGGGCGTGCTGTTTCAGGGCGGGGCGCTGTTCTCGACCCTGACGGTGGGCGAGAATGTCGAGGTGGCGATCAAGCAGTTCTACCCCCATCTTGATCCCAAGCTGCGGCGCGAGATTGCGCGCTACAAGGTGATCCTCACCGGCCTGCCGGAAGATGCGGTGGGGAAATATCCGTCCGAGCTTTCGGGCGGCATGAAGAAGCGCGCCGGCCTCGCCCGCGCTCTCGCGCTCGATCCCGAACTGCTGTTCCTCGACGAGCCGACCGCGGGCCTCGACCCGATCGGCGCGGCCAAGTTCGACCGGCTGACCCGCGACCTCAAGGAAACGCTGGGCCTCACCGTGTTCCTGATCACCCACGATCTCGATACGCTCTACGAAATCTGCGACCGCGTGGCGGTGATCGCCGAGAAGAAGATCATCGCGGTCGGCACGATCCCCGAACTGATCGCCACCGGCCACCCGTGGATCGAGGAATATTTCAACGGCCCGCGCGGCCGTGCGGCGCACGCTTCACACATGCGGGGTTCATGA
- the crcB gene encoding fluoride efflux transporter CrcB, translating to MAGEPSPLFASLSVAAGGAIGSVLRYQIGRLVTNLAGPGNAFPWGTLAVNIAGSLAMGALIGWLARGTLSEQSAEPLRLLVGVGLLGGFTTFSAFSSELVTMLHRGQAGLAAGYAAASLVAGMAAIIIGLVAAQGAPQ from the coding sequence ATGGCCGGTGAACCCTCCCCCCTCTTTGCAAGCCTCAGCGTCGCTGCGGGCGGTGCTATCGGCTCGGTGCTGCGCTATCAGATCGGGCGGCTGGTGACGAACCTCGCCGGGCCGGGCAATGCCTTTCCGTGGGGCACGCTGGCGGTCAACATCGCCGGGAGCCTGGCGATGGGCGCGCTGATCGGCTGGCTGGCGCGCGGCACCCTGTCCGAACAATCGGCCGAGCCCTTGCGGCTGCTCGTCGGGGTCGGCCTGCTCGGCGGCTTCACCACCTTCAGCGCCTTTTCCTCAGAGCTGGTCACCATGCTTCACCGCGGGCAGGCCGGGCTCGCCGCAGGCTATGCCGCCGCCTCGCTGGTCGCGGGCATGGCGGCAATCATCATCGGCCTTGTCGCCGCACAGGGCGCACCCCAATGA
- a CDS encoding HAD-IA family hydrolase, giving the protein MRLAVFDCDGTLVDGQADVCWAMERAFGRAGLPAPDVSAVRRAVGLSLPQAVRALAPELSEDQNSAVTEFYRSSFRARREEGLLDEPLYDGIAELLTGLHDAGWHLAVATGKSDRGLAACLKTHGIADLFVSLQTADRHPSKPHPAMLEAALFEAGAGAHQAVMIGDTSFDMLMARNAGVRAVGVAWGYHAPSELIASGALSVAESVSALAQALEEALA; this is encoded by the coding sequence ATGAGGCTGGCGGTGTTCGATTGCGACGGGACGCTGGTCGATGGTCAGGCGGATGTGTGCTGGGCGATGGAGCGGGCCTTCGGCCGCGCGGGCTTGCCTGCGCCCGATGTCTCCGCCGTGCGCCGCGCGGTCGGCCTCAGCCTGCCGCAGGCGGTGCGGGCGCTGGCGCCGGAGCTCAGCGAAGACCAGAACAGCGCGGTCACCGAATTCTACCGTTCCAGCTTCCGTGCGCGGCGCGAGGAAGGTCTGCTCGACGAGCCGCTCTATGACGGGATCGCCGAACTGCTGACCGGCCTGCACGATGCGGGCTGGCATCTCGCGGTCGCCACCGGCAAGTCCGACCGCGGGCTCGCCGCCTGCCTCAAGACCCACGGGATCGCCGATCTCTTCGTCTCGCTCCAGACCGCCGATCGCCACCCCTCCAAGCCGCATCCCGCAATGCTGGAGGCCGCGCTGTTCGAAGCCGGTGCGGGCGCGCATCAGGCGGTGATGATCGGGGACACCAGTTTCGACATGCTGATGGCCCGCAACGCAGGGGTGCGCGCGGTGGGCGTCGCCTGGGGCTACCACGCCCCGTCCGAGCTCATCGCCAGCGGCGCGCTCAGCGTGGCCGAGAGCGTCAGCGCCCTTGCCCAAGCCCTTGAGGAGGCCCTCGCATGA
- a CDS encoding MlaD family protein: protein METRANHLWVGAVTLVLLAGLAAFIVWIARLGQGDQREYDIFYAQSVSGLANGSQVSFAGVPVGQVSEIALAKGNPEFVRVRIKVKEDVPILVGTEATIEASFTGVSTILLNGARKGAPLITCETTACPEGRPVIPPGRGGFGEIVANAPVLLERLATLTEQLNTILGPENQQEISGILKNTNRLSGGLADATPALVANLEQFETTLTEFNQTLDAVEKLAASTDNLVTQDGKPLAAELRNTLRSANAAAASLAATLEDTRPAAKQLRESTLPNAEATLQDLRATSRALRAITEKLESEGAGALVGGKGLPDYKP from the coding sequence ATGGAAACAAGAGCGAACCATCTCTGGGTCGGTGCGGTCACGCTGGTGTTGCTGGCGGGGCTGGCGGCGTTCATCGTGTGGATCGCGCGGCTGGGGCAGGGCGACCAGCGCGAATACGACATCTTCTACGCGCAGTCGGTCTCGGGCCTCGCCAATGGCAGCCAGGTCAGCTTTGCGGGCGTGCCGGTGGGGCAGGTGAGCGAGATCGCGCTGGCCAAGGGCAACCCCGAATTCGTGCGCGTGCGGATCAAGGTGAAGGAGGACGTGCCGATCCTGGTCGGCACCGAGGCAACGATCGAGGCGAGCTTTACCGGGGTATCCACGATCCTTCTGAACGGCGCCCGCAAAGGCGCGCCGCTGATCACCTGCGAGACCACCGCCTGCCCTGAAGGCCGCCCGGTGATCCCCCCGGGGCGCGGCGGCTTTGGCGAGATCGTCGCCAACGCGCCGGTGCTGCTCGAACGGCTGGCGACCCTGACAGAGCAGCTCAACACCATCCTCGGGCCGGAAAACCAGCAGGAAATCTCCGGCATCCTCAAGAACACCAACCGCCTGTCGGGCGGGCTGGCGGACGCGACCCCCGCGCTGGTCGCCAATCTCGAGCAGTTCGAGACGACGCTGACCGAATTCAACCAGACGCTGGATGCGGTCGAAAAGCTGGCGGCGAGCACCGACAATCTGGTGACGCAGGACGGCAAGCCGCTCGCGGCTGAACTGCGCAACACGCTGCGCTCGGCCAATGCGGCGGCGGCCTCGCTGGCCGCGACGCTGGAGGACACGCGCCCTGCGGCGAAGCAATTGCGCGAAAGCACGCTGCCCAATGCCGAGGCGACCTTGCAGGATCTGCGCGCCACCAGCCGGGCCTTGCGGGCGATTACCGAGAAGCTGGAAAGCGAAGGCGCAGGCGCGCTGGTGGGCGGCAAGGGGCTGCCCGATTACAAGCCATGA
- the gatA gene encoding Asp-tRNA(Asn)/Glu-tRNA(Gln) amidotransferase subunit GatA: protein MSDLTSLGVKEIRDGVRDGDFTAREVAEGFNAAVAGAAALNAFIVTTPDHALAAADKVDAARAAGETLGSMAGVPIGMKDLFATNGVQTTAASHILEGFQPRYESTVSQKLWDAGAGMLGKLNLDQFAMGSSNETSYFGNVTSPWKKAGSNAAMSPGGSSGGSSAAVAARIAPAATGTDTGGSIRQPAAFTGICGIKPTYGRCSRWGIVAFASSLDQAGPMARSVEDCAIMLGAMAGFDPKDATSLQMDVPDWEAALNADLRGKKVGIPREYRMEGTDQAILDSWEQGKAWLKDAGAEIVDVSLPHTKYALPAYYIVAPAEASSNLARYDGVRYGLRDLPEGVGLQDMYAATRAAGFGDEVKRRILIGTYVLSAGFYDAYYTQAQKVRALVARDFALAFEQCDVILAPTTPTASFPLGSMNEDPLTMYLNDVFAVPASLAGLPAMSVPATINADGLPLGLQLVGKPFDEQGVLNAGLAIQQRAGFTAKPEAWW, encoded by the coding sequence GTGAGTGACCTGACCTCTCTCGGTGTCAAAGAAATCCGCGACGGCGTGCGCGATGGTGATTTCACCGCGCGCGAAGTGGCGGAAGGCTTCAACGCGGCCGTGGCGGGCGCTGCGGCGCTCAATGCCTTCATCGTCACCACCCCCGATCACGCGCTGGCCGCGGCCGACAAGGTGGACGCCGCGCGCGCCGCTGGCGAAACGCTCGGCAGCATGGCGGGCGTGCCGATCGGCATGAAGGATCTGTTCGCCACCAATGGCGTGCAGACCACGGCGGCGAGCCACATCCTCGAAGGCTTCCAGCCGCGCTACGAAAGCACGGTCTCGCAGAAATTGTGGGATGCGGGCGCGGGGATGCTGGGCAAGCTCAATCTCGACCAGTTCGCGATGGGCTCGTCCAACGAGACCTCCTATTTCGGCAATGTCACCTCGCCGTGGAAGAAGGCGGGGAGCAATGCTGCCATGTCGCCGGGCGGCTCCTCGGGCGGTTCCTCCGCTGCGGTAGCTGCGCGCATCGCGCCGGCGGCCACTGGCACCGACACCGGCGGATCGATCCGTCAGCCCGCCGCCTTCACCGGCATCTGCGGGATCAAGCCGACCTATGGCCGCTGCTCGCGCTGGGGCATCGTCGCCTTTGCCTCGAGCCTCGATCAGGCCGGCCCGATGGCGCGCTCGGTGGAAGATTGCGCGATCATGCTGGGCGCGATGGCGGGCTTCGATCCCAAGGACGCGACAAGCCTCCAGATGGACGTGCCCGATTGGGAAGCGGCCCTCAACGCCGATCTGCGCGGCAAAAAGGTCGGCATCCCGCGCGAATACCGCATGGAGGGCACCGATCAGGCGATCCTCGACAGCTGGGAGCAGGGCAAGGCATGGCTCAAGGACGCGGGCGCCGAGATCGTCGACGTCTCGCTGCCCCACACCAAATATGCGCTGCCCGCCTATTACATCGTCGCGCCTGCCGAAGCTTCGTCGAACCTCGCCCGCTATGACGGCGTGCGTTACGGCCTGCGCGACCTTCCGGAAGGCGTTGGCCTGCAAGACATGTACGCCGCAACCCGCGCCGCCGGCTTCGGTGACGAGGTCAAGCGCCGTATCCTGATCGGCACCTATGTGCTCTCGGCTGGGTTCTACGACGCCTATTACACGCAGGCGCAGAAGGTCCGCGCGCTGGTGGCCCGCGACTTCGCGCTCGCCTTTGAACAGTGCGACGTGATCCTCGCGCCGACCACACCGACGGCCTCGTTCCCGCTGGGTTCGATGAACGAAGACCCGCTGACGATGTATCTGAACGACGTCTTCGCCGTGCCTGCATCGCTCGCGGGCCTCCCGGCGATGAGCGTGCCCGCCACGATCAACGCCGACGGGTTGCCGCTGGGCCTCCAGCTGGTCGGCAAGCCGTTCGACGAGCAGGGCGTGCTCAATGCCGGTCTCGCGATCCAGCAACGCGCGGGCTTCACCGCCAAGCCGGAAGCCTGGTGGTGA
- a CDS encoding FMN-binding negative transcriptional regulator has protein sequence MHPNPLYRTDDRALCESLIDEIGFGMVFAQTPEGPRVAHTPLIATSDGAVQFHLARGNAVARHLEGGTALIVVNGPDAYVSPRWYGNRDTVPTWDYVALELEGRVRRMDDEGLEAFLHAAIAKHEGRLEGAPWLAEESSEKIWSGLFRGIVGFELEVLAWRPTLKLSQNKPPEDRARIAAGLETAGHGALAHLVRSLAP, from the coding sequence ATGCATCCCAATCCGCTCTACCGCACCGATGATCGCGCCCTGTGTGAAAGCCTGATCGACGAAATCGGCTTCGGCATGGTCTTTGCGCAAACCCCCGAAGGACCGCGGGTCGCGCACACGCCGCTGATTGCGACCAGCGATGGTGCGGTGCAGTTCCACCTCGCGCGCGGCAATGCTGTGGCCCGCCATCTTGAAGGGGGGACCGCGTTGATCGTGGTCAATGGCCCCGACGCCTATGTCTCGCCCCGCTGGTACGGCAATCGCGATACGGTGCCGACCTGGGATTATGTCGCGCTCGAACTGGAAGGCCGGGTGCGGCGCATGGATGACGAGGGGCTCGAAGCCTTCCTCCACGCCGCGATTGCCAAGCATGAAGGCCGGCTGGAAGGCGCGCCGTGGCTGGCTGAAGAATCTTCCGAAAAGATCTGGTCCGGGCTGTTCCGCGGCATTGTCGGCTTCGAGCTTGAGGTGCTGGCGTGGCGCCCGACCCTGAAGCTGTCGCAGAACAAGCCGCCCGAGGACCGCGCGCGCATTGCCGCAGGGCTGGAGACGGCGGGACACGGCGCGCTGGCGCATCTGGTGCGGAGTCTCGCGCCATGA
- a CDS encoding MlaE family lipid ABC transporter permease subunit: MQEPAQYSLEDDGTGTARLVLSGPLTLAAIGPFERSLHALTGPVSAIDLAAVHEIDTVGAWVVCRLAHAQGCEITGASPEAVRLLDAVRGISPSDEIHAPIAPVWERVPIALGKQIYAGRSGIYGVVGFFGQILLGVASLVRHPSRFPMKALVHQMELVGVTALPIIGLMSFLIGIVIAQQGSVQLEQFGAEALTVNLVGRITLRELGVLMTAIMVAGRSGSAFAAQLGTMKLTEEIDAMRTIGISPVEVLVIPRILAATFMMVLLGFYASLVAIVGGAVVGDVALGIPFWTFLARIQEVVPEHDLWVGLIKAPVFGLIVALAGCYNGLQVRGNSEEVGRRTTMAVVSAIFAVIVLDAFFAVFFTEIGWG, encoded by the coding sequence ATGCAGGAACCTGCGCAATACAGCCTCGAAGATGACGGTACGGGCACGGCCCGGCTGGTGCTGTCCGGGCCGCTGACGCTGGCGGCGATCGGCCCGTTCGAGCGTTCTCTGCACGCCCTTACCGGGCCCGTCTCCGCCATCGACCTTGCGGCGGTCCATGAAATCGACACGGTCGGCGCGTGGGTGGTGTGCCGCCTTGCCCATGCGCAGGGCTGCGAGATCACCGGCGCCAGCCCCGAAGCGGTGCGCCTGCTCGATGCGGTGCGCGGCATTTCGCCAAGCGACGAGATCCACGCGCCCATTGCGCCGGTGTGGGAGCGGGTGCCGATCGCGCTCGGCAAGCAGATCTATGCCGGGCGCAGCGGCATCTATGGCGTGGTCGGCTTTTTCGGGCAGATTCTGCTCGGCGTGGCGAGCCTTGTGCGCCACCCCTCGCGCTTTCCGATGAAGGCGCTGGTGCACCAGATGGAGCTGGTGGGTGTCACCGCCCTGCCGATCATAGGCCTGATGAGCTTCCTCATCGGCATCGTCATCGCCCAGCAGGGCTCGGTGCAGCTGGAGCAATTCGGCGCCGAGGCGCTGACGGTCAACCTCGTCGGGCGCATCACCTTGCGCGAGCTGGGCGTGCTGATGACCGCGATCATGGTCGCCGGGCGTTCGGGCAGTGCCTTCGCGGCACAGCTCGGCACGATGAAGCTGACCGAGGAGATCGACGCGATGCGCACCATCGGCATCTCGCCGGTCGAGGTGCTGGTGATCCCCCGCATTCTGGCAGCGACCTTCATGATGGTGCTGCTGGGCTTCTACGCCTCGCTGGTGGCGATTGTCGGCGGCGCGGTGGTGGGCGATGTGGCGCTCGGCATCCCGTTCTGGACCTTCCTTGCCCGCATTCAGGAGGTGGTGCCCGAGCATGACCTGTGGGTGGGCCTGATCAAGGCGCCGGTGTTCGGGCTGATCGTGGCGCTGGCGGGCTGCTACAACGGGCTTCAGGTGCGCGGCAATTCGGAAGAGGTCGGCCGCCGCACCACCATGGCGGTGGTCTCGGCGATCTTTGCCGTGATCGTGCTCGATGCGTTCTTCGCGGTGTTCTTCACCGAAATCGGGTGGGGGTAG
- the gatC gene encoding Asp-tRNA(Asn)/Glu-tRNA(Gln) amidotransferase subunit GatC has translation MSVDKATVAKIASLARIRMDDAELERMVPELNGILQWVEQLGEVDVTGIEPMAAVIPNTLRLRDDVVDADPLTGGGKQADVLANAPAAEHGFFGVPKVIE, from the coding sequence ATGTCGGTCGACAAGGCAACCGTTGCCAAGATCGCCTCGCTGGCGCGCATCCGCATGGATGACGCCGAGCTTGAACGCATGGTGCCGGAACTGAACGGCATCCTACAATGGGTCGAGCAGCTGGGCGAGGTGGACGTTACAGGGATCGAGCCGATGGCGGCGGTGATCCCCAATACCCTGCGCCTGCGCGATGACGTGGTCGATGCCGATCCGCTCACCGGCGGCGGCAAGCAGGCCGATGTGCTCGCCAATGCCCCTGCGGCCGAGCATGGGTTCTTTGGTGTGCCCAAAGTCATTGAATAG
- a CDS encoding FKBP-type peptidyl-prolyl cis-trans isomerase, protein MTEITRVPIQPVAKGSLTKLWLGVVLAIAVGAGLAWAAVPRGVDVDTLAAGTGPMPQTGDVLFIKYKGKLAADGTVFDESRDIPLPVEGIFPEGTPFPIEEGATIPGFFEGLQQMQKGGKYVLFIPADKAYGAEPPQGAPIPPNADLEFEIEVIDVMSQKTFERNLGILQQAMQSQMGGAGAPGAEAGAGPAPAPEAAPAQ, encoded by the coding sequence ATGACCGAGATCACCCGCGTTCCGATCCAGCCCGTTGCCAAGGGCTCGCTGACCAAGCTGTGGCTGGGCGTCGTGCTGGCCATCGCCGTCGGCGCCGGCCTCGCCTGGGCGGCCGTGCCGCGCGGGGTCGATGTCGACACGCTCGCCGCTGGCACCGGTCCGATGCCGCAGACGGGCGACGTGCTGTTCATCAAGTACAAGGGCAAGCTCGCCGCCGATGGCACGGTGTTCGACGAATCGCGCGATATTCCGCTGCCGGTCGAGGGCATCTTCCCCGAAGGCACGCCGTTCCCGATCGAGGAAGGCGCGACCATTCCGGGCTTCTTCGAAGGCCTCCAGCAGATGCAGAAGGGCGGCAAGTACGTGCTCTTCATCCCCGCCGACAAGGCCTATGGCGCCGAGCCGCCGCAGGGCGCGCCGATCCCGCCGAACGCCGATCTCGAGTTCGAGATCGAGGTGATCGACGTGATGAGCCAGAAGACCTTCGAGCGGAACCTCGGCATCCTGCAGCAGGCAATGCAGTCGCAGATGGGCGGCGCGGGTGCTCCCGGTGCCGAGGCCGGCGCAGGCCCGGCTCCGGCTCCCGAAGCGGCTCCGGCACAGTAA
- a CDS encoding glutamyl-tRNA amidotransferase produces MVNADAPLWLAGIGIALAVPVTFMVANWVRKNVDHGEMRFGPDGKVIEDEETSNE; encoded by the coding sequence GTGGTGAACGCCGACGCGCCGCTGTGGCTTGCCGGGATCGGCATCGCCCTCGCGGTGCCGGTGACCTTCATGGTCGCCAATTGGGTAAGGAAGAACGTCGATCACGGCGAAATGCGCTTCGGGCCGGATGGCAAGGTGATCGAGGACGAGGAAACGAGTAATGAATAG
- a CDS encoding ATP12 family chaperone protein, with protein MIRRFYKDVTLGEVPGAQTVGYQVLLDGRGVKTVGGAPQIAPAQALGEALAAEWRQQGEKIDPASLPLRDMADYAIDIVAGDPAGVARGLVAYAETDTLCYRADPDEPLHARQQEVWEPLLGAFEASHGITLVRVSGVLHRPQPAEALAVLETRLTALDPFALAGVEAMTKLAASLVTALAALDAAQEEEPLALWQAVCLEEEWQADLWGRDWEAEERRARREADFLRACAFARLVRG; from the coding sequence ATGATCCGCCGTTTCTACAAGGACGTGACGCTGGGCGAGGTGCCGGGCGCCCAAACGGTTGGCTATCAGGTGCTGCTCGACGGGCGCGGGGTGAAGACCGTGGGCGGCGCGCCCCAGATCGCGCCCGCGCAGGCGCTGGGCGAGGCGCTGGCGGCCGAATGGCGCCAGCAGGGCGAGAAAATCGACCCCGCCAGCCTGCCGCTGCGCGACATGGCCGATTACGCGATCGACATCGTCGCGGGTGATCCGGCGGGCGTCGCGCGCGGGCTCGTCGCCTATGCCGAAACCGACACCCTGTGTTACCGCGCCGATCCCGACGAGCCGCTCCATGCGCGCCAGCAGGAGGTGTGGGAACCGCTGCTCGGCGCGTTCGAGGCCTCCCACGGCATCACGCTGGTGCGGGTGAGCGGCGTGCTCCACCGCCCGCAGCCCGCAGAGGCGCTGGCGGTGCTGGAGACGCGGCTCACGGCGCTCGATCCCTTCGCGCTCGCGGGCGTGGAGGCGATGACCAAGCTTGCCGCCTCGCTCGTCACCGCGCTCGCCGCGCTCGATGCCGCGCAGGAGGAAGAGCCGCTCGCCCTGTGGCAGGCGGTGTGCCTTGAAGAGGAATGGCAGGCCGACCTGTGGGGCCGCGACTGGGAAGCCGAAGAACGCCGCGCCCGGCGCGAGGCCGATTTCCTGCGCGCCTGCGCCTTTGCGCGGTTGGTGAGGGGCTAA
- a CDS encoding ABC-type transport auxiliary lipoprotein family protein → MTITAPKHAIRRAAPLLALALGLGGCISLGGPPPESLLTLSPASPAPAGTGAMAAADRPVIAVLALDTPAKLDVLRVPVQVTDTELAYLKEAFWVEKPARLFRHLLGETLRARGGNNALVLDGDETVALATTTVRGTLTEMGYDVRSQSAVVRFDAIRVDAKGNATTRRFEARESGVTPEARAVGAALNRAANSVAAEVSAWVVEG, encoded by the coding sequence ATGACCATCACCGCCCCGAAACACGCGATCCGCAGGGCCGCGCCGCTGCTGGCGCTGGCGCTCGGCCTTGGCGGCTGCATCAGCCTCGGCGGTCCGCCGCCCGAGAGCCTGCTGACCCTGAGCCCCGCCTCGCCTGCGCCCGCAGGCACCGGCGCGATGGCGGCGGCCGACCGGCCGGTGATCGCGGTGCTCGCGCTCGATACCCCGGCCAAGCTCGATGTGCTGCGCGTGCCGGTGCAGGTGACCGACACCGAGCTTGCCTATTTGAAGGAAGCCTTCTGGGTGGAAAAGCCCGCGCGCCTGTTCCGCCACCTGCTGGGCGAGACCCTGCGCGCGAGGGGCGGCAATAATGCGCTGGTGCTCGACGGGGACGAGACGGTTGCGCTCGCCACCACCACGGTGCGCGGGACGCTGACCGAAATGGGCTATGATGTGCGCAGCCAGTCGGCCGTGGTGCGCTTCGATGCGATCCGCGTCGATGCCAAGGGCAATGCCACCACCCGCCGCTTCGAAGCGCGCGAAAGCGGCGTTACCCCTGAAGCCCGCGCCGTGGGCGCAGCGCTCAACCGTGCGGCGAACAGCGTGGCGGCCGAAGTATCGGCGTGGGTGGTGGAGGGTTAG